The DNA sequence CATTTCGACGAAGGAGAAATCACACACGCTGAGCACGCACTGTATGGAATATTGGATGTAATTTCTCCTTCGTCGAAATGACGAAAAAAACAAATTAGCGTTTGGAATTTGGAATTCAGACTATTCATTTCTAGGTACGAGAAATCACAATAGTATTTTCGCTTAAGAAAGGAAAATCTTTGTCGAGTTACGTGTGTGATTTCTCCTTTGTCGAAATGACAAAAAAAGGGGCTGAAATTCCAATACTAAAATTCCAAGTTCCATACTTCTCCCAAATGTCACCCTGAGCGAAGTCGAAGGCTTATTCCCGAAATCGCCTATCTTTTAAACATAATGCCTCTAAATTCGAAATGACAAAAAAAAACAAATTAGCGTTTGGAATTTGGAATTTCAAATATTAAATTTTAACTCCTCTTATCCGGTCTGATAATCATTCTCAAAGACTGATCTCGTGCAAAATAAGCCACCATCCAGTTCCAGAACGTATTCAGTCTGTTTCTATAAGTAATCAACGATATTAAGTGTATAAACAACCAAATAATCCAGGCGAAAAATCCTTTAAAATGCCATTTTGGACTTGGTAAATCTACTACCGCTTTATTTTTCCCTATAATAGCCATCGAGCCTTTATCGTTGTAAGTAAAAGCTTTAAGAGGTTTGTTGTGAACCATCGCTTTAAAATTCTTAGCCAGATTTAACCCTTGTTGAATGGCAACCTGAGCTACCTGAGGATGCCCGTCGGGGAATTTTTGATCTCCGGCTAAAATAGCAGTATCGCCAATGGCATATACATTTTCAAGACCATTCACTTTATTGTATTGATCCGTTGCCATACGTCTGCCACGACCATAACTTTCTGTTGGAATACCCTCAAAAAGTTTAGCCGAAACACCGGCTGCCCAAATTAGATTTTTGGTCTGAATCGTTTCTCCGTTAGCAAAATGAACGGTATCATTAATATAATCGGTAACACGGCTGTTTAGTTTTACTACAACTCCCAGTTTGGTTAACGCTTCTAAAGTATCTTTTTGTGAAGCTACACTCATTGGAGCCAGTAAAGCATCTCCTCCGTCTACTAAATAGACATTGCTGGCAGATGTTTCTAATTCCGGATATTCTTTGAGTAATATATTTTTACGCATTTCAGCAAACATTCCTGAAACTTCCACTCCGGTAGGTCCTCCACCGGCTACCACAATCGTTAGTAATTTACGGCGTTTGCGAATATCTTTGGTTATAGCGGCTTTTTCGAGGTTTTTAAGCAACGTATTTCGCATTTCGATGGCATCATTTAAGGTTTTCATCGGAATGGCGTTTTTCATCACGTTTTCCATGCCAAAATAACTAGTTTCTGCTCCTGTGGCAAAAACCAGATAATCGTAGCTCAATTCGCCATTGTTTAAGATTACTTTATTCTCTGCAGGAACTACAGAAACCAGTTCTCCTAAACGAAATTGAAGGTTCTTTTTGCCTGCAAAAAACTTTCTATAGGGATAACTAATGCTGGAAGGTTCCAGAAAAGCGGTTGCAACCTGATATATTAGTGGTGGGAAAAAATTGTAATTGTTCTTGTCTACAAGTGTAACTTGAATTTGAGGTTGATTTACAAGTTCCTTCGCCAGATTTATACCTGCAAACCCACCTCCAATAATGACTATTTTCATATATATTGTTTTACGAATAAGATAATTTTCTTTTAAAAATCACCTTAAAAGTACAATATAATTAAACAGCTACAAAGCCAACATATCTTACTTTTTGAATTTTTTAACAGGTTTTTCAACTACATCGATTTTGTTCTGCAAAACATAATTTGCTAACAGTTTTTCAATCAACTCCTCTTTGGTTAAATGATGAAAAACAGTTTTCACTTTTGTTTTTAATTCAGCAGAAAGATCATGATTCGGTTTGGTTTTGAAAATTTGTTTTGCCCAAAGAAGTGTATTGTTCTCCTCTAAACTTACTGCTGTTGGTTTTTTAAATTCAATGAATTTTAAATCCAATTCTTTTTCAAATTCAGCAATTTCAGCCACTTCCTCCTCTTGCAGAACGGTTAAAGAAAGTCCTTTTGCACCTGCTCTGGCTGTTCTTCCACTTCTGTGAACGTAAGCTTCGTAAGTATCCGGTAAATGATAGTTGACTACATAAGAGATTTCTTTTACATCTATTCCTCTGGCAGCCAAATCTGTAGCAACCAAAATATTGATATGTCCTTCACGAAATTGCTCCATAATTCGATCACGAATTCCTTGTGACAAACTACCGTGAAGTGCTCCTGAAGAAAAACGGTTTATAGCCAGATTTTTAGCCAGTTTGTTTACTGCTGCTTTGGTTTTACAGAAAATAATTCCGCGTTCCCCTTCTCTGGAATTCAAAAAGTGCATTAGTACATCCAATTTTTCAATCGGATCAACCACTATGTATTCGTGATCAATTCCCTGATTACCAATTGTCTCCATATTGGCACTAACCTGAACTACATCTTTGTGTAAATAATTCTGAACCAGTTGCTTAATTGTTCCGGGCAAAGTAGCTGAGAACAATAAAGTACGGTGTTTTTTAGGCAATTCGGCAATGATTTCGTCTAAGCTTTCTTTTAGAATAGAGACCATTTCGTCCGCTTCATCTAAAACCAAAAATTTTGTTTGTTTTAAGTCAACAGCTTTGCGTTGAATCAAATCAATTAAACGTCCCGGAGTTGCTACAACAATATGGGTTGGTTGTGCAAGACGTTCCATTTGTGGTTTTATTGGGATTCCACCACAAGTAGCTGCAATAGAAAGATTTGGAATGTGTTTTCCAAAATCTTCCAGATTTCTGAAAATCTGATGTCCAAGTTCTCTTGTTGGCACCAAAATAACAGCCTGAACAATTGGCGATGTGGTATCGATCAATTGCAATAATGGCAATCCAAAAGCTGCTGTTTTTCCGGTTCCGGTTTTGGCTAAACCTACCAGATCGTGAGTTTCAGCCAAAAGAAGCGGAATCGTTTTTTGTTGTATTTCTGTTGGCTCAACAATATTCAATTCGCTTAACGCTTTTAAAATTGGCGCTGAAATTCCTAATTCTGAGAATGGTTTAGACATGTTTTTTTTATTTTAAATTTATGAGTTTAGATTCCGGATTTACCTCTGGTCTCTAAATTATTGAACCATTAAGGGATTAAGTTTCATTAAGCGTTGAACTTAATTTTTCTAAATACCTTAATGGTTTATTCTTGAATGAAATTCCAATTTTTTAAATTCCAAATTCCAACTGAGGGGCGCTCGCTTCGACTTCGCTCAGCGGGACAACCTGAAACTTGAAACTTGAAACCTGAAACTTAGAAACTTTCGCTACTCTCAGTCCGGCTCGTTCATGATTTTCTCGCGGTATTTTTTACCGATTAGCAGAACCATTTTTAGTTTGTAATCGTCAACCAGCCATTCGCGGTAGTTTTTACTACATTGACTTAGACATTTTGCGTAACGTTTGATACGGCAATCGATATCGTCATCTAATTCTTTACCAAGAGATTTTGCTTCTTGCAAAGTTTCTGTATTGTCTACACACATTGAAGCGTGTTGCTCTAGTGATTTGTCTAATACTACTTTTGAACGTAAGTTTTGCTTGATGATTAGTTTGTGCTCTTCATCAACATCAAAAGTTACATCTGCAGTTTTACTGAATTTTGCGCGTAATTCCGGTGGCATGCTGTATTTGAAATACAATTCAATTTCCGTATCATCACGAAGGTTTTCAAGGTAAAACTCAGGGGATTTAAAGATGTGTTGCCAGTTTACCGGCTCACTCCATAAACCAAAACGAGCAGCATTATTACCTAAATCGATTACTGTAAACTCGTCTTTACCAGGTAATTTACGAGATCCACGACCAATCATCTGGTAGTATAAAGTTAATGATTTTGTTGCTCTGTTTAAGATAATAGTTTCAACTGTTGGCTCATCAAAACCTGTGGTCAAGATTCCAACCGATGTTAAAATCGCGTCCGGAGTCTTTTTGAACCATTGTAAGATGTCTTTACGTTCTTCAGAACTACTTGTATTATCAAGGTGTCTGATGTCGTAACCTGCTTCTCTAAACGTTTCATATACATACAATGAGGTATGAATACCATTATTGAAAATCAAGGTCTTTTTTCCTAACGAACGTTCTGTATAAGCATGCAAGAGTTTTTCCTGCATGATGGTGTTGGTATATAAATCGTCAGATGATTTTACGGTGTAATCTCCATTAATACCCACTTTAAGCGACGTTAAGCCTACATCATAACTGTATGTGGTAGCACGCGCCAAAAATCCTTTGTCAATCAATGAACTAATGGTATCACCCACAATAAGTTCATTATAACTTTGGTGCATTGGTAATTTTATATTCGAACTCAAAGGAGTTGCTGTTACTCCAAGAATAAAAGCGTTTTTGAATGAGTTTAATAACTTACGGAATGAGTTGTAGTGTGCCTCATCGATAATAACCAAACCAATGTTGTCAAGGTGTAGCTTCTCGTCGTTGATACGGTTTTTTAAAGTCTCAACCATTGCCACAAAACAAGAAAAATCGTTCTGATCCGGTAATTCTTTTACTTTACTATTGATGATTTTATTTGAAACTCCAAAGCCTTTCAGCATTTTCGAAGTCTGTTTGCAAAGCTCGATACGGTGGGTTAAAACAACTACTTTTTTATCATTATTAGCCAAATAGCGACGAACGATTTCAGAAAAAATTACTGTTTTTCCTCCACCGGTCGGTAATTGATATAATAAGTGATGTTGAGTAGGAGCATTGTCTAAACGATCAAAAATGGCATCGATGTCACCTTTTTGGTATGCATAAAGTTCTTTTTTCTCTTCTCTTTCTATTTCTAAAGTGTTTTGAGACATTGTAAATTTTTGGATTTTTGCAAAAGTACACCTAAAAAACAGTTTTTCATCTTATTTTAACTTAAAATAAATGATTCTTTTTAATAAGATTTTTTATAGGAAGTGTTTTTATTGGTCGATTTTCTCCAAAAGTATCTCAAATTCGTAGCTGTTTTTCCACTTTTGTTGCATTGTTTCTTGGTAAACAGAAACGATTCTGGTCTTAAATTCACTCAAAATACCATTAGAAATGGTAAAATGCACGAGCTGCTCAAAAGAATTCAACATGCTTTTAAAAAACAATTCCTGCTTGATCGGGTTTTGAGCGGAATAAGTTTGTGCGATTTCAATATTATACAGCATCACATCTGCAATTACAAACGGATCAACTCCCAGTGAAATAAAATGTTTGATGTATTTCTGTGCCACAGAGCGACGCATTTTTGCTTTTGGCCGCCTCTTGGCCTGTGGCTTTTTTATCGGAAAATATTCCTGCGAAATCTTAACCTTACACTCCTGTAAAAGCTTATCTTCTTTTGGATTAAAAGCAAAATCATAATAGGTTTTTACGGGACTGAATTTCTCATACAATTCGATAATTTGTTCTTCGAGTTGTTCTTTATTTAATTCTGCCAAGTATTTTTTTAAATCACGTTTACTCATTATCAAAGTTTAAGATTGTAAAAGTAAATTACTTTTGGGTTTCATACTCATAATGCCGACGATAATACTTAATTTTGCCTGTATAAACTCAAAAAACAAATACATGCTCAAGATTTTTAAAGTTACCGCAATTTTAGAAGGAATCTCTTTTTTAGTATTAATAGCCAATATGCTTTTTCTTAAAACAAACAATCCGGAACTCTACCACACTATAGTGCGCCCTTTCGGAATGGGACATGGCGTGTTATTTATTGCTTATGTTGTCTTAGCCTTTTTATTGAAAAAATCTCAAAACTGGGATTTAAAAACTTTCGCCATCATTCTAATCGCTTCTTTAATTCCTTTTGGAACTTTTTATATTGAAAAAAAATATTTAGAGCACAATGCATAAACTTTTGGATAAAATATTTAATTCTTTATATCCTGTTTTTAGAGATTGGGGAATGAGTCGCAACTTTGCGTCTTATGTCAGCCTGATTTTTAATATCATCATCTTGGTGGTGCTGGCTTATATTATTTATTATGCCGCCAAGTTTCTTTTGGTAACGTTGACAGCTGTTTTTGCGCAACGTACCAAAACAAAATTTGACGATTATTTAATTCAGAATAAAACAACGAGATATACCGCTTATCTGATTCCGTTTTTTTTCATTTTTAAAGCCGTTCCCGTAATCTTAGATAAATACGAATACTGGGAATCTATTTTTGGAAAAATTGTTGGGGTTTATATTGTTTTGCTGGGTCTATGGATCGTTCGCACCATTTTTAATTCCCTACGCGATTATTTAAAGCAAAAACCGGAATACAGCGACAAGCCAATTGACAGTTTTGTTCAGGTCATCATGATCGTACTTTGGATTTTTGGTGTTGCCATTATTATTTCGAAATTATTCGGAATAAAACAAGGCGAATTACTGACTATCTTAGGGACGCTTTCGGCGATTATCATCTTGATATTCAGAGATACTATTTTAGGATTTGTATCGAGTGTTCAGGTAGCCATAAACGACATGGTTCGAATTGGTGACTGGATTACAATGGATAAATTTGGCGCTGATGGTGATGTTATTGAAATTAACCTGACAACGGTAAAAGTTCGAAATTTCGACAATACCATAACCACAATTCCAACCTACGCTTTGAGTTCCGATTCCTTTCAGAACTGGCGCGGGATGCAAAAATCAGATGGAAGACGTATCAAAAGGCATGTTTTAATAAAGAGCAGCAGCATTCGTTTTCTGAACGATGAAGATCTGAATCAGATGAAAAAAGTACAGCTGATTAGCCCTTATATCGAAAGCAGACAGGCAGAAATTGAAAAATACAATGATGTACGCGGTATAGACAAAACTTTAGCGCTAAACGGCCGAAACATGACGAATCTTGGATTGTTTCGCAAATACATCATGCAGTATTTAATTACGCATCCAGGACTTAATAAAGACATGCATATGATGTGCCGTCAATTGCAATCTACTGCTCACGGTGTTCCGTTAGAGATATACGCTTTCTCAAGTGATAAACGTTGGGCCAATTACGAATACATCATGGCCGATATTTTTGACCACGTCATGGCTTCTGTAGAATATTTTGACCTTGAAATCTTCGAACTGCCTTCTAAGATAGGACATCTCGATTAGATATTTTTTTTCTAAACCATATAAGTTATATAAGTTCATATTAATTGGAGTCAAAAATAAGCGCAAAGCTTAAATGGACTTATGTAACTTATATGGTTTAAAACCTCGTCTTTTCTCTAATCTTATTTCTTTATAAGTCATATAAGTTCATGTAAACTGGAGTCAAAAAATTAGCGCAAAGCTTAAATGGACTTATATAACTTATATGGTTTAAAACCTCGCCTTTTCTCTAATCTTATTTCTCTATAAGTCATATAAGTTCATGTAAACTGGAGTCAAAAAATTAGCGCAAAGCTTAAATGAACTTATATTAACCGGAGTCAAAAATAAGCGCAAAGCTTAAATGGACTTATATAACTTATATGGTTTAAAATTTAAAAACCTTTCCTTACTGTTTTACCTCTTCAAAGACAAATCTTCCGTTCTTGTAATCTATCGGTACATCGGGAACATAACAAGGGAGATTCATATAGGTACCTACTACTCCACTTCCTAAAATCAGTTTGTTGTCTTTTTTAAGGAGTGCCAAAGGAACCCTTTTCCAACTACCTCCAAAGGTGATGTAATGGTAATCTCCGCGCAAGATATTTTCTTTAATATCTCCTCTTACATCTCCGGAGTCTTTTCCGATTTTGTAATGCAAGATTTCGTATCGCCCATAAAATCTCTTATTATTCATTTTTAACCGCAGAATTGCAGTGTCTTTGTTATTTACAGCGCGGTATAAAACACTTCTGTACGAGTCCTGACCTTCTTTTGAATTGCAGGATAATAAAACGACAACAACTAATAAAGAAACAATTTTAAGGGCTTTTACCATTACTTAATTTTTTATTATAAACGATCTTTTACAAACTCAATTTGTGTCTTTCCGTGTGCCAACGGCTTTCCGTTTTCGTCCAGATTAACCATTGTGGTATTATCAATTGTAATGATGATTTCACGCGTCATCATATTTCTTACTGCACATTTCAAAACCAAAGAAGTAGTTCCGAATTTAACTACATCAATTCCGATCTCCACAATGTCACCTTGTTTAGCCGAACTCTTAAAATTTATTTCGGACATGTGTTTCGTAACGACTCTCTGATTTTCTAATTGGATAATGCTGTACAGCGCCAGCTCTTCATCTATCCAGGCTAATAATTGTCCGCCAAACAAAGTCCCGTTAGGGTTTAGATCTTCGGGTTTAACCCACTTTCTGGTGTGAAATCTCATAAATTTTATAGTATATTAACAAAAATAGGTTTTTATTACGGGATTTTTTCGTTAATTTTAAAGAAAAAACATGATGGACAGAGATACTTTTTTAAAAGAATTCAGAGGCGAAACTTTAGGAACAGTAAGTGCTCAGTCTTCACCAGATGAGCTGTTCCAAAATCAGACCATCCGACCGGTTTTAAAACTCCAAAACGATCTTTTTGTAGCCGTTTTTATCAATTATGTGAATAAAAACAAAGCTGATTTTTATTCGTATACCGTCGAAAAAAAATTGCAAACCATCGAAAACTCCATTCAGAAAGACATCAAATTCAGAAATTCTCTAAAAGGAATGGTCATTGCTTTCTTTACAGTTGACGAATACAATACCTACATTCAGAATTCTTCCAGCTTAAATAAAAGAATGATGAATTTAGTGATTGATCGTTTGAAAAGTCAGGTGCAGTTGTTTGAGTTGCAATCTAATTAAGGGAGAGGTTGTTTTTGTTTCAGGTTTCAGGTTTCACGTTTCAGGTTAAAACTGTGACTGTTGTTTTTGTCACGAATTTCACGAATTGACACGAATTAATTCGCTTAAGCCTTGAAATTTGTGGCGAAGAAAAAAATAGCCACAGGTTAAGGGATTAAAATGATTAAGCAATCTGTGCTAATCTTTTTAATCTGTGGCAAAAAAAATAATTCGTACCAATTCGCGAAATTTGTGGCGAAGAAAAAAATAGCCACAGATTAAAGGATTACATTGATTAAGTAATCTGTGCGAATCTTTTTAATCTGTGGCAAAAAAAACAATTCGTATCAATTCGAAAAATTTGTGGTAAAGAAAAAAATAGCCACAGATAAAGGATTACAATGATTAAACAATCTGTGCGAATCTTTTTAATCTGTGGCAAAAAAAATAATTCGTGCCAATTCGCGAAATTCGTGGCAAAAAAAAAGAGCCATCTCAATACTCGAGACAACTCTTCTTTTTTAAATAATATCATTTACAAATAACGCTCCTGAAAAACGTTCTGGTGATGCTTCTGATGCCCAATTATTACAAAACCTAAGGCACGAACTGAGATCAGGTTATTTGAAGCTGTTCCGATAGCTTTAAGTTGCTCTGCGGACAAACTTTTATAAAATAACAAATTTGAATGTCGCAATGCCGAAAATTCAGTTAACAAATCCTGAATACTTCTTCCGTTAGAATTGGTGTTCTCCACATATTCATTTTCGTCAAAACTTTGTAATGGCGTTTTATCGTATCTTGAAAATCGCAAAGCGCGGTAAGCAAAAATACGCTCCGTGTCAATTATATGCTGAATAATGTCTTTGATTGTCCACTTCCCTTCTGCGTAACGATAATCAAATTTATCCATTGGAATATTTTGCACAAATTTGATAAAAGCATGAAGCGAAATTTCTAATTCTTCTATCAAATTCACCTCTCCGGCTTCGCGGACATAACCTGCAAACCCACCTGAGTATTCGTTTTCTAATAATTCGCTTGAATTCATTTTCTATACTTTTTTGTTTTTAAATCAATTTTTCACTCCTATTGTTACGCTGAATTTCTACTTGCATTTGTATTTCCGAAAAGCGATCTCGTAACAATTTTTTCGTATACTTTGATCAGCTCCTCATTGCCTCCGTTTTCTTTATTCAGTTCGTTAATACGCAATAAAGCATATTGCTGTATCGTTAGCAAAGGCAAAACAATACGTTCTCTAATCTGAATGGATGCTATACCGTCAGGGTAATTCTCCATTAACGTTTTGTGGTCTGCTATTTTAAGTAAAAGGCGTTTCGTTTCTACAAATTCATCGTAAATAATTTGCCAGAATTCACCAAACTCAGGGTCTTTTCTCATATAAGCTGTCAACGGGAAAAATGATTTTGCCAAAGACATCATACTGTTTTCAAGCAGCGTTCTAAAGAACAAAGAATTGTGATACAGATCGTATACTTTATCCCACTGATTTGTATCTTCAAAATGTTTCAGGGCAGCTCCTACTCCAAAAAAACCGGGTACATTTTGTTTTAACTGACTCCATGAACCCACGAATGGAATAGCACGTAAATCAGCAAAATCCAATTGCTCTGACTTACTTCTTTTAGATGGACGGCTTCCGATATTGGTTTTAGAATAATA is a window from the Flavobacterium cupriresistens genome containing:
- a CDS encoding NAD(P)/FAD-dependent oxidoreductase is translated as MKIVIIGGGFAGINLAKELVNQPQIQVTLVDKNNYNFFPPLIYQVATAFLEPSSISYPYRKFFAGKKNLQFRLGELVSVVPAENKVILNNGELSYDYLVFATGAETSYFGMENVMKNAIPMKTLNDAIEMRNTLLKNLEKAAITKDIRKRRKLLTIVVAGGGPTGVEVSGMFAEMRKNILLKEYPELETSASNVYLVDGGDALLAPMSVASQKDTLEALTKLGVVVKLNSRVTDYINDTVHFANGETIQTKNLIWAAGVSAKLFEGIPTESYGRGRRMATDQYNKVNGLENVYAIGDTAILAGDQKFPDGHPQVAQVAIQQGLNLAKNFKAMVHNKPLKAFTYNDKGSMAIIGKNKAVVDLPSPKWHFKGFFAWIIWLFIHLISLITYRNRLNTFWNWMVAYFARDQSLRMIIRPDKRS
- a CDS encoding DEAD/DEAH box helicase; amino-acid sequence: MSKPFSELGISAPILKALSELNIVEPTEIQQKTIPLLLAETHDLVGLAKTGTGKTAAFGLPLLQLIDTTSPIVQAVILVPTRELGHQIFRNLEDFGKHIPNLSIAATCGGIPIKPQMERLAQPTHIVVATPGRLIDLIQRKAVDLKQTKFLVLDEADEMVSILKESLDEIIAELPKKHRTLLFSATLPGTIKQLVQNYLHKDVVQVSANMETIGNQGIDHEYIVVDPIEKLDVLMHFLNSREGERGIIFCKTKAAVNKLAKNLAINRFSSGALHGSLSQGIRDRIMEQFREGHINILVATDLAARGIDVKEISYVVNYHLPDTYEAYVHRSGRTARAGAKGLSLTVLQEEEVAEIAEFEKELDLKFIEFKKPTAVSLEENNTLLWAKQIFKTKPNHDLSAELKTKVKTVFHHLTKEELIEKLLANYVLQNKIDVVEKPVKKFKK
- a CDS encoding DEAD/DEAH box helicase, producing MSQNTLEIEREEKKELYAYQKGDIDAIFDRLDNAPTQHHLLYQLPTGGGKTVIFSEIVRRYLANNDKKVVVLTHRIELCKQTSKMLKGFGVSNKIINSKVKELPDQNDFSCFVAMVETLKNRINDEKLHLDNIGLVIIDEAHYNSFRKLLNSFKNAFILGVTATPLSSNIKLPMHQSYNELIVGDTISSLIDKGFLARATTYSYDVGLTSLKVGINGDYTVKSSDDLYTNTIMQEKLLHAYTERSLGKKTLIFNNGIHTSLYVYETFREAGYDIRHLDNTSSSEERKDILQWFKKTPDAILTSVGILTTGFDEPTVETIILNRATKSLTLYYQMIGRGSRKLPGKDEFTVIDLGNNAARFGLWSEPVNWQHIFKSPEFYLENLRDDTEIELYFKYSMPPELRAKFSKTADVTFDVDEEHKLIIKQNLRSKVVLDKSLEQHASMCVDNTETLQEAKSLGKELDDDIDCRIKRYAKCLSQCSKNYREWLVDDYKLKMVLLIGKKYREKIMNEPD
- a CDS encoding DUF6155 family protein → MSKRDLKKYLAELNKEQLEEQIIELYEKFSPVKTYYDFAFNPKEDKLLQECKVKISQEYFPIKKPQAKRRPKAKMRRSVAQKYIKHFISLGVDPFVIADVMLYNIEIAQTYSAQNPIKQELFFKSMLNSFEQLVHFTISNGILSEFKTRIVSVYQETMQQKWKNSYEFEILLEKIDQ
- a CDS encoding DUF3817 domain-containing protein; its protein translation is MLKIFKVTAILEGISFLVLIANMLFLKTNNPELYHTIVRPFGMGHGVLFIAYVVLAFLLKKSQNWDLKTFAIILIASLIPFGTFYIEKKYLEHNA
- a CDS encoding mechanosensitive ion channel family protein, with the translated sequence MHKLLDKIFNSLYPVFRDWGMSRNFASYVSLIFNIIILVVLAYIIYYAAKFLLVTLTAVFAQRTKTKFDDYLIQNKTTRYTAYLIPFFFIFKAVPVILDKYEYWESIFGKIVGVYIVLLGLWIVRTIFNSLRDYLKQKPEYSDKPIDSFVQVIMIVLWIFGVAIIISKLFGIKQGELLTILGTLSAIIILIFRDTILGFVSSVQVAINDMVRIGDWITMDKFGADGDVIEINLTTVKVRNFDNTITTIPTYALSSDSFQNWRGMQKSDGRRIKRHVLIKSSSIRFLNDEDLNQMKKVQLISPYIESRQAEIEKYNDVRGIDKTLALNGRNMTNLGLFRKYIMQYLITHPGLNKDMHMMCRQLQSTAHGVPLEIYAFSSDKRWANYEYIMADIFDHVMASVEYFDLEIFELPSKIGHLD
- a CDS encoding acyl-CoA thioesterase codes for the protein MRFHTRKWVKPEDLNPNGTLFGGQLLAWIDEELALYSIIQLENQRVVTKHMSEINFKSSAKQGDIVEIGIDVVKFGTTSLVLKCAVRNMMTREIIITIDNTTMVNLDENGKPLAHGKTQIEFVKDRL
- a CDS encoding DinB family protein translates to MNSSELLENEYSGGFAGYVREAGEVNLIEELEISLHAFIKFVQNIPMDKFDYRYAEGKWTIKDIIQHIIDTERIFAYRALRFSRYDKTPLQSFDENEYVENTNSNGRSIQDLLTEFSALRHSNLLFYKSLSAEQLKAIGTASNNLISVRALGFVIIGHQKHHQNVFQERYL